The following are encoded together in the Halopiger aswanensis genome:
- a CDS encoding DUF6498-containing protein codes for MRTPDRLEHASGLRGFAPTALANLLPLVGVLQLGWDPATLVVIYALELLCSFLFAGAKALFAQRPPRTDRDEGTISVSSELTEKRGSVKLVPWLPPIYPRNLPFATAVVVPAVCFVIMVGIVFFNAFGISAAIVGPEVAASVATLVVGQTLEIRRDYRRGSYETASPYAVVETPARQASFVAFVLFLTPWIGAAGADGALAIVVLLKLLVEWSAHRVTTGDGERFTDWLAGPESAGEPREPVRVPDGDPDVRIPTDERAVLYTGVLDVLGTRAPFLAMPFIVAWLLSLSALPDAVSPAIALGIGLLSIALFVGYLAAEVLTFSLRYAALEYRRYGDRLVAYDTLVDEPQWATSLDVLRDVEVVPDRLPDRLFGTRTIAVTAGWGDDERRRLLGPVRDGDALVEALELPVQSTELEPLDRLPAAIVVGCLVGVVVAVGALAIGPWLSPGELLLAALVYGMFGIPFAALALRSIWVRAYPDRRDRD; via the coding sequence ATGCGCACCCCGGATCGCCTCGAGCACGCGTCGGGACTCCGGGGATTCGCCCCGACCGCGCTCGCGAACCTGCTGCCGCTCGTCGGCGTCCTGCAGTTGGGCTGGGATCCGGCGACGCTCGTCGTGATCTACGCGCTGGAGTTGCTGTGCTCGTTCCTGTTCGCGGGCGCGAAGGCGCTGTTCGCGCAGCGGCCGCCCCGGACCGATCGCGACGAGGGGACCATCAGCGTCTCGAGCGAGTTGACCGAAAAGCGCGGCAGCGTCAAACTGGTACCCTGGCTGCCGCCGATCTATCCGCGAAATCTACCGTTCGCGACGGCGGTCGTCGTCCCCGCCGTGTGTTTCGTGATCATGGTCGGGATCGTTTTCTTCAACGCGTTCGGCATTTCCGCGGCGATCGTCGGTCCGGAAGTAGCGGCGAGCGTTGCGACGCTCGTCGTCGGTCAGACCCTCGAGATTCGCCGCGACTACCGCCGGGGAAGCTACGAGACGGCGTCGCCGTACGCGGTCGTCGAGACGCCGGCTCGGCAGGCGTCTTTCGTGGCGTTCGTGCTGTTCCTGACGCCGTGGATCGGCGCCGCCGGCGCGGACGGCGCGCTCGCTATCGTCGTTCTCCTCAAACTGCTCGTCGAGTGGTCGGCCCACCGCGTGACGACGGGCGACGGCGAACGGTTCACCGACTGGCTCGCCGGGCCGGAGTCGGCGGGCGAGCCCCGCGAGCCGGTGCGCGTTCCCGACGGCGACCCGGACGTTCGCATCCCGACCGACGAGCGTGCGGTGCTGTACACCGGCGTACTCGACGTGCTCGGGACGCGTGCGCCGTTCCTCGCGATGCCGTTTATCGTCGCCTGGCTCCTCTCGCTGTCCGCCCTCCCGGACGCTGTGTCCCCCGCGATCGCGCTCGGGATCGGCCTCCTCAGTATCGCCCTGTTCGTCGGCTACCTCGCGGCTGAGGTGCTGACGTTCTCCCTCAGGTACGCGGCGCTCGAGTACCGGCGGTACGGCGATCGGCTCGTGGCGTACGACACGCTCGTCGACGAACCGCAGTGGGCGACGTCCCTCGACGTGCTGCGGGACGTGGAAGTCGTCCCCGACCGTCTCCCGGACCGCCTGTTCGGGACGCGAACGATCGCCGTCACCGCAGGCTGGGGCGACGACGAGCGGCGGCGACTGCTGGGCCCCGTCCGCGACGGCGACGCGCTCGTCGAGGCGCTCGAGTTACCGGTGCAGTCGACGGAATTGGAACCGCTCGACCGACTCCCGGCTGCGATCGTGGTCGGCTGTCTAGTCGGCGTCGTCGTCGCCGTCGGCGCGCTCGCGATCGGGCCGTGGCTCTCGCCGGGGGAGCTGCTGTTGGCTGCACTCGTGTACGGAATGTTCGGAATCCCGTTCGCGGCGCTCGCGTTGCGGTCGATCTGGGTCCGGGCCTACCCCGACCGACGGGATCGAGACTAA
- a CDS encoding SRPBCC domain-containing protein translates to MEVIETFAEIDAPPPVVWDVLLEFDSYPEWNPFVRSIEGLPIEGQRLRVRIEPPDSRGMTFTPEVIVAEENRRLGWVGRLAVPFAFDGYHEFHLDPIDGGSRTRLLQRETFRGALVPLLFDRERLERGFEAMNDAVKERAERRVDAENDTALTV, encoded by the coding sequence ATGGAAGTGATCGAGACCTTCGCGGAGATCGACGCGCCGCCGCCGGTCGTCTGGGATGTCCTCCTCGAGTTCGACAGCTATCCGGAGTGGAACCCGTTCGTCCGCTCGATCGAGGGACTGCCCATCGAGGGCCAGCGCCTGCGGGTCCGGATCGAACCGCCGGACTCGCGCGGGATGACGTTCACGCCGGAAGTGATCGTCGCCGAGGAGAACCGCCGACTCGGCTGGGTCGGCCGGTTAGCCGTCCCGTTCGCGTTCGACGGCTACCACGAGTTCCATCTCGACCCGATCGACGGCGGGAGTCGGACCCGACTCCTCCAGCGGGAGACGTTCCGCGGCGCGCTCGTCCCGCTGCTGTTCGACCGCGAGCGCCTCGAGCGCGGCTTCGAAGCGATGAACGACGCGGTCAAAGAACGGGCGGAGCGCCGGGTCGACGCCGAAAACGACACCGCACTGACGGTCTGA
- a CDS encoding HAD family hydrolase — MGTNTEYDAVIFDNDGVLTTPTDYDVLVDATYNAFASVGAAEPTRDHVETLLGPDVESLRRVADDHGVDPADLWAARERAAIEAQLEEIRAGRKRLYDDVSVLDRLEKPSAIVSNNQHETIENILEYLDIGGFDVCYGREPSIEGIQRKKPNTYYLESAIDDLGVANPLYVGDSRVDVTAAVEAGIDSAFVRRDHREGYDLPTEPDYEIDSLAALEDLV, encoded by the coding sequence ATGGGAACGAACACGGAGTACGACGCGGTAATCTTCGACAACGACGGCGTACTGACGACCCCCACCGATTACGACGTGCTCGTCGACGCGACGTACAACGCGTTCGCGTCGGTCGGCGCCGCCGAACCGACCCGCGACCACGTCGAGACGCTGCTCGGTCCCGACGTCGAGTCGCTCCGGCGGGTCGCCGACGACCACGGCGTCGACCCCGCGGACCTCTGGGCCGCTCGCGAGCGCGCGGCTATCGAGGCGCAACTCGAGGAAATCCGCGCTGGCCGCAAGCGCCTCTACGACGACGTCTCGGTCCTCGACCGCCTCGAGAAACCGAGCGCGATCGTCAGCAACAACCAGCACGAGACGATCGAGAACATCCTCGAGTACCTCGACATCGGCGGATTCGACGTCTGCTACGGCCGCGAGCCGTCGATCGAAGGAATCCAGCGAAAGAAGCCGAACACCTACTACCTCGAGTCGGCGATCGACGATCTCGGTGTCGCGAACCCGCTCTACGTCGGGGATAGTCGCGTCGACGTGACCGCGGCCGTTGAGGCCGGCATCGATTCGGCGTTCGTCCGCCGGGACCACCGCGAGGGGTACGACCTGCCGACCGAGCCGGATTACGAGATCGACTCGCTCGCGGCGCTCGAGGACCTCGTGTAG
- a CDS encoding DUF6735 family protein, producing MGHRALVAYRRPDRLYDLRYSHWGGEDLSLARGITAATPLAEGAVESALLADSVALERILTDHLDPCVHEALFLVAPDDEYLVDAYRVCWLEWGDGRDGGRGAIVAVDPADDRAVRTWFRATKTALGDIIEMGALSRRAAQAYLEARVCEDEDGTIYTYGAEIDDEDGYEPRRDRWLEEDRDRDGSDGVGHP from the coding sequence ATGGGACATAGAGCGCTCGTCGCGTACCGGCGACCCGACCGGCTCTACGACCTGCGATACAGTCACTGGGGTGGCGAGGATCTCTCGCTCGCCCGCGGGATTACCGCCGCGACACCGCTGGCCGAGGGCGCGGTCGAGTCCGCGCTGCTCGCCGATTCGGTCGCTCTCGAGCGGATCCTGACCGACCACCTCGATCCGTGCGTCCACGAGGCGCTGTTCCTCGTCGCGCCCGACGACGAGTACTTGGTCGACGCGTATCGGGTCTGCTGGCTCGAGTGGGGCGACGGCCGCGACGGCGGCCGCGGCGCGATCGTCGCCGTCGATCCCGCCGACGATCGGGCGGTCAGAACGTGGTTTCGCGCGACGAAGACTGCGCTCGGCGACATCATCGAGATGGGCGCGCTCTCGCGGCGCGCGGCACAGGCGTATCTCGAGGCGCGGGTCTGTGAGGACGAAGACGGCACGATCTACACGTACGGCGCTGAGATCGACGACGAGGACGGATACGAACCCCGGCGGGACCGGTGGCTCGAGGAGGACCGAGATCGAGACGGCAGCGACGGAGTCGGCCACCCCTGA
- a CDS encoding MutS-related protein: MRLEEYWGVGPKTRETLVEELGRERAIQAIENGDVRALADAGLARGRATRILRRATGGDGIDVLATSDARSVYKDLLDLASDHAVTRRAADRIRVLTPLTSRDAMEARLDDVLAARDAWAALEQSDRDTVLAAYERYDERDGSERAAVEAALALLEAGVDAGPFGSIADLERETLEEAAEALAALDGGRVTEGADEELDRLRDALGAVEDMDANALDLIEDLRSDGVRDVDQFREAFEDHLLSETDVTIDQVRDAMPTDAADATDFVGGTLRTLRSDLTAAIDEREETVASEYREILEDAGEAVDQAVEAVDDIALHLSLARFALEYDCTRPEFRDGDQGAVSVVNARNLTLAATDEESVQPVTYALGEHDLEGAAAEAAVDALPDDERVAVLTGANSGGKTTLLETLCHVVLLAMMGLPVPADRAEVTPVDSLVFHRRHASFNAGVLESTLRSIVPPLSSGGRTLMLVDEFEAITEPGSAADLLHGLVTLTVDRDALGVFVTHLADDLEPLPPEARVDGIFAEGLNPDLELLVDYQPRFDTVGRSTPEFIVSRLVANADDRSERAGFETLGEAVGNDVVQRTLADARWNEGTTD, from the coding sequence CGATCCAGGCCATCGAAAACGGGGACGTCCGGGCGCTCGCGGACGCCGGGCTTGCGCGCGGCCGGGCGACCCGCATCCTGCGCCGCGCGACGGGCGGCGACGGGATCGACGTGCTGGCGACGAGCGATGCCCGATCCGTCTACAAGGACCTGCTCGATCTGGCCTCGGACCACGCGGTCACCCGGCGCGCGGCCGACCGCATCCGGGTGCTGACGCCGCTGACGAGCCGCGACGCGATGGAAGCCCGCCTCGACGACGTCCTCGCGGCGCGGGACGCCTGGGCCGCCCTCGAGCAGTCGGATCGCGACACCGTTCTCGCGGCCTACGAGCGCTACGACGAGCGCGACGGCAGCGAGCGGGCGGCCGTCGAAGCCGCGCTCGCGCTGCTCGAGGCGGGCGTCGACGCCGGCCCGTTCGGTTCGATCGCCGACCTCGAGCGCGAGACGCTCGAGGAAGCCGCCGAGGCGCTCGCGGCGCTGGACGGTGGCCGCGTCACCGAGGGCGCCGACGAGGAACTCGACCGCCTGCGGGACGCGCTCGGTGCCGTCGAGGACATGGACGCCAACGCGCTCGACCTGATCGAGGACCTGCGGTCGGACGGCGTCCGCGACGTCGACCAGTTCCGCGAGGCCTTCGAGGACCACCTCCTCTCGGAGACGGACGTGACGATCGACCAGGTTCGCGACGCGATGCCGACCGACGCGGCGGACGCGACCGACTTCGTCGGCGGCACGCTGCGGACGCTGCGGAGCGACCTCACCGCGGCGATCGACGAGCGCGAGGAAACCGTCGCCAGCGAGTACCGGGAAATCCTCGAGGACGCCGGCGAGGCAGTCGACCAGGCCGTCGAGGCGGTCGACGACATCGCCCTGCACCTCTCGCTGGCGCGGTTCGCGCTCGAGTACGACTGTACGCGACCCGAGTTCCGCGACGGTGACCAGGGCGCCGTCTCCGTCGTCAACGCCCGAAATCTGACGCTCGCGGCGACCGACGAGGAGTCCGTCCAGCCCGTGACCTACGCGCTTGGCGAGCACGACCTCGAGGGCGCCGCTGCGGAAGCGGCCGTCGACGCCCTCCCCGACGACGAGCGCGTCGCCGTCCTCACCGGCGCGAACAGCGGGGGTAAAACGACCCTGCTCGAGACGCTGTGTCACGTCGTCCTGCTTGCCATGATGGGGCTGCCCGTCCCCGCCGACCGGGCCGAGGTGACGCCGGTCGACTCGCTGGTCTTCCACCGCCGCCACGCCAGCTTCAACGCCGGCGTCCTCGAGTCGACGCTGCGATCGATCGTGCCGCCGCTGTCCTCGGGCGGCCGAACGCTGATGCTGGTCGACGAGTTCGAGGCGATCACCGAACCCGGCAGCGCGGCCGACCTGCTGCACGGACTCGTCACGCTGACCGTCGACCGCGACGCGCTGGGCGTGTTCGTCACCCACCTGGCGGACGACTTAGAGCCGCTGCCGCCAGAGGCCCGCGTCGACGGCATCTTCGCGGAGGGGTTGAACCCGGACCTCGAACTCCTCGTGGACTACCAGCCTCGCTTCGACACGGTGGGCCGATCGACGCCGGAGTTCATCGTCTCGCGGCTCGTCGCGAACGCCGACGACCGCAGCGAGCGGGCCGGCTTCGAGACGCTGGGCGAGGCGGTCGGCAACGACGTCGTTCAGCGGACGCTCGCGGACGCCCGCTGGAACGAGGGGACGACCGACTGA